One segment of Thermococcus profundus DNA contains the following:
- a CDS encoding LamB/YcsF family protein, translating to MKVDLNADLGESFGRYKLGLDEEVMNYITSANVATGWHAGDPLVMRKTVKLAKEKGVAVGAHPGYPDLLGFGRRYMRLSQEEARNYILYQVGALYAFVRAEGLKLQHVKPHGALYNALVTEEELARGVIEGIADFDKNLIFVTLSGSRPAEIAEEMGVKVAHEVFADRAYNPDGTLVSRSKPGAVIEDREEIAERVISMVKDGGIKAINGEWIELKVDTICLHGDNPKAVEIAAHIRKVLEEEGIKVAPMREVVR from the coding sequence ATGAAGGTTGACCTCAACGCCGACCTCGGCGAGAGCTTTGGGAGGTACAAGCTCGGCCTCGACGAGGAGGTGATGAACTACATCACCAGCGCCAATGTAGCGACCGGCTGGCACGCTGGAGACCCGCTCGTCATGAGAAAGACGGTAAAGCTGGCGAAGGAGAAAGGCGTAGCGGTTGGCGCCCATCCCGGCTATCCAGACCTTCTCGGCTTCGGCAGGAGGTACATGAGGCTTTCTCAGGAAGAGGCGCGGAACTACATTCTCTACCAGGTTGGGGCGCTCTACGCCTTTGTCAGAGCTGAGGGTCTTAAGCTTCAGCACGTCAAGCCCCACGGAGCACTCTACAACGCCCTTGTGACGGAGGAAGAACTAGCGAGAGGTGTGATCGAGGGGATAGCCGACTTCGACAAAAACCTGATCTTCGTAACACTCTCCGGCTCAAGGCCGGCGGAGATCGCGGAGGAGATGGGGGTTAAGGTTGCCCATGAAGTCTTCGCGGATAGGGCCTACAACCCCGACGGAACCCTCGTCTCACGCTCGAAGCCGGGGGCGGTGATAGAGGACAGGGAAGAGATAGCCGAAAGAGTAATTTCGATGGTCAAGGACGGCGGCATCAAAGCGATAAACGGCGAGTGGATCGAGCTGAAGGTCGATACTATCTGCCTCCACGGGGACAACCCGAAAGCTGTTGAGATAGCCGCTCACATCAGGAAGGTGCTTGAGGAGGAAGGGATTAAGGTAGCTCCAATGAGGGAAGTGGTTAGGTGA
- a CDS encoding type II toxin-antitoxin system VapC family toxin, whose product MGDEKERTKKAVIDSAFFIQGADVEGLTTPGVVEEVKDPESRLFLEGLISAGKVKVVLPSKESVEAVKEAAKRTGELEELSEADIEVLALAYEINGILLTDDYNLQNIAKTLGIEFKTLKRGIKRVIRWNYVCIGCGKKFEEMPPGGICPDCGSPVRLIPKRKRKKRKGKRRTQG is encoded by the coding sequence ATGGGCGATGAAAAGGAACGAACGAAAAAAGCCGTCATAGACTCGGCCTTCTTCATTCAGGGAGCGGATGTTGAAGGCTTAACTACTCCTGGCGTCGTTGAAGAGGTTAAAGACCCCGAATCGAGGCTCTTCCTAGAGGGTCTCATCAGCGCTGGAAAGGTGAAAGTAGTTCTCCCATCGAAGGAAAGCGTGGAGGCAGTAAAAGAAGCCGCTAAGAGGACGGGTGAACTTGAAGAGCTGAGTGAGGCCGATATTGAAGTCCTAGCGCTGGCCTACGAAATCAACGGAATCCTCCTCACCGACGACTACAACCTCCAGAACATCGCGAAAACCCTTGGAATAGAATTCAAAACCCTAAAGCGCGGGATAAAAAGGGTAATCCGGTGGAACTACGTCTGCATAGGCTGTGGAAAGAAGTTCGAGGAGATGCCACCGGGGGGTATATGCCCGGACTGCGGAAGTCCTGTAAGGCTGATACCGAAGAGGAAGCGGAAGAAGCGAAAGGGAAAAAGGAGGACTCAAGGATAG
- a CDS encoding N-acetylmuramoyl-L-alanine amidase, with protein sequence MKFKALLVTILIVGVLFWTPKVGASGYNLSGYTICVDAGHGGKDPGAVGYVVEKDVNLAIALKVAKALEMDGANVVLTRDGDYFVTLSGRVQIANSAGCDIFISIHANSGPSSATGFEVYHYYTSSKGTVLATYVDEEIAKLIPLKNRGVKSAGYYVIKYTKMPAILIETGFVTNSYDAGIISDETYQWKYASAILHGVQRYFGVPVHDPLPTVTRIRFADHGSYFRVVLDLSQLTGYHVYYTSYSNGYHLVIQVDNAQLADLGWATYNGWYYSYTGSNTAPIIYATQSGNTAFIVVELNSPYLPYRDFTLSNPDRIVVDIYP encoded by the coding sequence ATGAAATTCAAGGCCCTATTAGTGACTATATTGATCGTTGGTGTTCTTTTTTGGACACCAAAGGTGGGAGCAAGTGGATACAATCTGAGCGGATATACAATCTGCGTTGACGCCGGTCATGGCGGAAAAGACCCTGGAGCCGTCGGCTACGTCGTGGAGAAGGACGTCAACCTCGCCATAGCACTGAAAGTCGCCAAAGCTCTAGAGATGGACGGGGCCAACGTTGTGCTTACAAGGGATGGCGATTATTTCGTTACCCTCTCGGGAAGGGTTCAAATAGCCAACTCCGCCGGCTGCGACATCTTTATCAGCATCCACGCCAACTCCGGTCCAAGCTCGGCCACTGGCTTTGAGGTCTACCATTACTACACCTCAAGCAAGGGAACTGTCCTTGCCACCTACGTTGACGAAGAGATTGCCAAGCTGATACCCCTAAAGAACAGGGGGGTTAAGAGCGCCGGCTACTACGTCATCAAGTACACCAAAATGCCCGCCATCCTAATCGAGACCGGCTTTGTGACCAACTCTTACGATGCCGGGATAATAAGCGACGAGACCTACCAGTGGAAGTACGCCTCTGCCATTCTCCACGGCGTCCAGCGCTACTTCGGCGTTCCCGTCCACGACCCACTACCGACTGTAACGAGAATCCGCTTTGCCGACCACGGAAGCTACTTCCGCGTTGTCCTCGACCTGAGCCAGTTAACTGGGTACCACGTCTACTACACATCCTACTCAAACGGCTACCACCTCGTTATCCAGGTTGACAATGCCCAGCTCGCCGACCTAGGATGGGCAACCTACAACGGCTGGTATTACTCCTACACTGGTTCGAACACGGCCCCAATAATCTATGCAACCCAGAGCGGGAACACGGCCTTCATCGTGGTAGAACTCAACAGTCCGTATCTTCCATACAGGGACTTCACCCTCTCGAACCCGGACAGAATAGTAGTTGATATCTATCCTTGA
- a CDS encoding adenylate kinase family protein, translated as MIIAVTGTPGVGKTTVSKLLAERLGYEYVNLRDYAVERGIGEMKGDELEVEVDELAYNFERDFKGKNVVADGHLSHFLNADLVIVLRANPKLIAERLKERGYSREKLGENVEAELVDVILVEALEENENVIEVDTTGKTPEEVVEEILDLIRKGVKKRVGIVDWSKVYDEVLPYLRL; from the coding sequence ATGATAATCGCGGTAACCGGAACACCTGGAGTTGGAAAGACGACCGTGTCGAAGCTTTTAGCTGAGAGACTCGGCTACGAATACGTTAACCTCAGGGACTACGCCGTCGAAAGGGGTATAGGAGAGATGAAGGGGGATGAACTCGAGGTAGAGGTGGATGAACTTGCTTACAACTTCGAGAGAGACTTTAAGGGCAAAAACGTCGTCGCCGACGGTCATCTAAGCCACTTCCTCAACGCGGACCTTGTTATCGTCCTCAGGGCGAATCCCAAGCTGATAGCCGAGAGACTGAAGGAGAGAGGGTACAGCAGGGAGAAGCTCGGGGAGAACGTCGAGGCCGAGCTTGTGGATGTAATCCTCGTAGAGGCCCTTGAAGAGAACGAGAACGTTATCGAGGTTGACACCACTGGAAAAACGCCGGAAGAAGTCGTCGAGGAGATACTCGACCTCATAAGAAAGGGCGTTAAGAAAAGGGTCGGTATCGTGGACTGGAGCAAGGTTTACGACGAAGTTCTTCCATACTTGCGCCTTTGA
- a CDS encoding DNA-3-methyladenine glycosylase family protein: MIDLRKTASEMIKNGTWKLEGDTFYQALRLENGVIGVATYNGDFLFPGTWSKRERKEAREKISFILGLNTDLDSFYSEIGDSPFSFLAEEFKGLTVPAAPSQYQALVEVIAQQQVNFDFAQRTIRNLVEIAGEKVDEIYAFPAAERIASLTLDELRKAKLGYRAEYIKHLTELYMKGELKLDLWELDEKEAINYLTGFHGIGKWTAELFLAYGLRKNTYPAGDLGLRRGIAKIFGKSVKEVKEKNVREILEPYGKWKGLLAFYITCYDRKTELERRRK, from the coding sequence GTGATTGACCTTAGGAAGACCGCAAGCGAAATGATAAAGAACGGCACGTGGAAGCTCGAAGGGGATACATTCTATCAGGCCCTCAGATTGGAAAACGGTGTAATCGGGGTCGCAACATACAACGGGGATTTTCTCTTCCCCGGGACATGGAGTAAGAGGGAGAGAAAAGAAGCAAGGGAAAAGATCTCTTTCATCCTCGGCCTTAACACCGACCTTGATTCGTTCTACTCAGAGATAGGTGATTCACCCTTTTCTTTCCTCGCCGAGGAGTTCAAGGGTCTAACGGTTCCCGCCGCACCTTCCCAATATCAGGCCCTCGTTGAGGTGATAGCGCAACAGCAGGTAAACTTCGACTTCGCGCAGAGGACGATAAGGAATCTCGTGGAAATTGCCGGTGAAAAAGTCGATGAGATCTACGCCTTTCCAGCGGCCGAAAGGATAGCCTCTCTAACTCTCGACGAGCTTAGAAAAGCCAAGCTCGGTTATCGAGCGGAATACATAAAGCACCTTACGGAACTCTACATGAAGGGTGAGCTGAAGCTCGATCTGTGGGAATTGGACGAGAAAGAAGCTATAAATTATCTAACTGGCTTTCATGGGATAGGAAAGTGGACGGCCGAGCTGTTCCTTGCCTACGGTCTGAGGAAGAACACCTACCCAGCTGGAGATTTGGGGCTGAGAAGGGGGATAGCCAAGATATTCGGAAAGAGCGTGAAGGAAGTCAAGGAGAAAAACGTTAGGGAGATCCTTGAGCCGTACGGTAAATGGAAGGGCCTGCTGGCTTTTTACATCACCTGCTACGACAGGAAGACCGAGCTGGAGAGGAGAAGAAAATGA
- a CDS encoding DUF7411 family protein, producing MIVHHFYSGGKDSSLAAWILTRMGYDVELVTVNFGILDSWKYARETAERLGFEHRVLYLPTEILEKAAEMAVKDGHPNNAIQFIHEKALEALASLPEVERISDGTRRDDRVPFLDLPKARSLEDRFNVAYIRPLLGLGYKTIRELTEKLFMVEIRESEELEKSDYEVELRYFLRKEGIDPLTIFPKQHYQSRVMGWRE from the coding sequence ATGATCGTGCACCACTTCTACTCCGGGGGCAAGGACTCGAGCTTGGCCGCATGGATTCTAACCAGAATGGGCTACGATGTCGAGCTCGTCACGGTGAACTTTGGCATCCTTGACAGCTGGAAGTACGCGAGGGAGACGGCTGAGAGACTCGGCTTTGAGCACAGGGTGCTCTATCTGCCAACGGAGATTTTAGAAAAAGCCGCGGAAATGGCAGTGAAAGACGGACACCCAAACAACGCCATCCAGTTCATCCACGAAAAGGCCCTTGAGGCCCTGGCCTCCCTTCCTGAAGTCGAAAGGATAAGCGACGGAACGCGGAGGGACGACAGGGTTCCTTTCCTTGACCTTCCGAAAGCCCGCTCGCTCGAGGATCGCTTCAACGTCGCCTACATAAGGCCCCTCCTTGGCCTCGGTTACAAGACGATAAGGGAATTAACCGAGAAGCTCTTCATGGTTGAAATCCGCGAGAGCGAGGAGCTTGAGAAGAGCGACTATGAGGTCGAGTTGAGGTATTTCTTGAGGAAGGAAGGGATCGACCCACTCACAATCTTCCCAAAGCAGCACTACCAGTCGAGGGTGATGGGGTGGAGGGAGTGA
- a CDS encoding AbrB/MazE/SpoVT family DNA-binding domain-containing protein, giving the protein MPVVTKKYQVTIPKEVRESLGIKAGDEVVFVRKGDSYVLMRLDDLLNEFTEIMEGVDETVEESRRGIARGIERTLRELEGEE; this is encoded by the coding sequence ATGCCAGTTGTCACTAAGAAATACCAGGTTACGATCCCCAAGGAAGTTCGAGAGAGTCTGGGCATCAAAGCAGGGGATGAGGTGGTTTTTGTACGCAAGGGGGATTCATATGTACTGATGAGGCTGGATGACCTTTTGAATGAGTTCACGGAGATCATGGAAGGGGTCGATGAGACTGTTGAGGAGAGCAGAAGGGGTATTGCACGAGGTATCGAGAGAACCCTGAGGGAGCTGGAGGGAGAGGAGTGA
- a CDS encoding type II toxin-antitoxin system VapC family toxin, whose protein sequence is MKVVLDTNAFNDRKFLEWLMGSPFQPVTSSVVYMEVLYRYARRKGLPEARSKVKAVFESLSLEILDFDEESAEIVVQNALGRWDFSKNARDYMIGSLALKLNAPLVTHNKRHFEWLPEVYTPEEFMEKFGS, encoded by the coding sequence GTGAAAGTTGTACTCGACACCAACGCTTTTAACGACAGAAAATTCCTTGAGTGGCTCATGGGATCCCCCTTCCAACCGGTGACGAGTTCTGTGGTCTACATGGAGGTTTTGTATAGGTATGCCAGGAGAAAGGGATTGCCTGAGGCCAGAAGCAAAGTGAAAGCAGTTTTCGAGTCCCTTTCCTTGGAGATCCTAGACTTCGATGAAGAATCCGCGGAAATAGTCGTTCAAAATGCCCTCGGCCGCTGGGACTTCTCCAAGAACGCGAGGGATTACATGATAGGTTCACTCGCGCTGAAGCTGAACGCCCCGCTCGTCACACACAACAAGAGGCACTTCGAGTGGCTCCCAGAGGTGTACACACCCGAGGAGTTCATGGAGAAGTTTGGATCTTGA
- a CDS encoding YhbY family RNA-binding protein gives MEKRLPGNVRRAIRARYYDIPPRAWVGKKGLDDGVIEEINTQLEKDGVLKVEIRKGALISTGLDRKQLAEKVAELTDSELIEVRGKRFILFKPREGWEKYLRKLQRKELSKEKREEKPVRKVKLDIAGFRKKFRKGRD, from the coding sequence ATGGAAAAACGCTTACCCGGTAACGTGAGGAGGGCCATCCGTGCGAGATACTACGATATTCCCCCGCGAGCGTGGGTGGGGAAGAAGGGATTAGATGACGGCGTGATCGAGGAGATAAACACCCAGCTTGAGAAGGACGGAGTCCTCAAAGTTGAGATAAGGAAAGGCGCGCTCATAAGCACAGGGCTTGATAGGAAACAGCTGGCTGAGAAGGTCGCGGAGCTCACCGACAGCGAGCTCATTGAGGTTCGCGGCAAAAGGTTTATATTGTTCAAGCCGAGGGAAGGCTGGGAAAAGTATTTAAGGAAGCTCCAGAGAAAGGAGCTTTCGAAGGAGAAGCGGGAGGAGAAGCCCGTTCGCAAGGTCAAGCTCGACATCGCTGGATTCAGGAAGAAATTCAGAAAAGGGAGGGATTGA
- a CDS encoding 30S ribosomal protein S19e: MATVYDVPGDLLVERVAKALKEVEEIKPPEWAPFVKTGRHKERLPEQEDWWYYRVASVFRKVYVDGPVGIERLRTWYGGRKNRGHAPEHFYKAGGSIIRKALQQLEQAGFVQKVPGEGRVVTPKGQSFLDKIATELKKELEEQIPELKKY; encoded by the coding sequence ATGGCGACGGTTTATGACGTTCCCGGTGATTTGCTCGTTGAGAGGGTTGCCAAGGCCCTGAAGGAAGTGGAAGAGATAAAGCCGCCCGAGTGGGCCCCCTTCGTCAAGACCGGAAGGCACAAGGAGAGGCTTCCAGAGCAGGAGGACTGGTGGTACTACCGCGTTGCCAGCGTCTTCAGGAAGGTCTACGTTGACGGGCCCGTTGGTATTGAGAGGCTCAGGACCTGGTACGGGGGAAGAAAGAACCGCGGTCACGCTCCAGAGCACTTCTACAAGGCCGGCGGAAGCATTATAAGAAAGGCCCTCCAGCAGCTTGAGCAGGCTGGCTTCGTCCAGAAGGTTCCGGGCGAGGGAAGGGTTGTTACCCCAAAGGGCCAGAGCTTCCTCGACAAGATAGCCACCGAGCTCAAGAAGGAGCTCGAAGAGCAGATTCCGGAGCTCAAGAAGTACTGA
- a CDS encoding DNA-binding protein, translating into MAEDIEEIRKRKLMELQKKYLEQQKAQEEAIKQEMELEAQLEAIMRKILTPEARERLGRVKLVKPELARQVELILVQLYQAGQIREPIGDDKLKRILAQIDARTRKEFRIKW; encoded by the coding sequence ATGGCCGAGGACATCGAGGAGATCAGGAAGAGGAAGCTCATGGAGCTCCAGAAGAAGTACCTCGAACAGCAGAAAGCTCAGGAGGAGGCCATAAAGCAGGAAATGGAGCTTGAAGCTCAGCTTGAGGCGATAATGCGGAAGATCCTCACCCCTGAGGCAAGGGAGAGGCTCGGTCGGGTTAAGCTCGTAAAGCCCGAACTTGCGAGGCAGGTCGAGCTCATACTGGTTCAGCTCTACCAGGCGGGCCAGATCAGGGAACCGATAGGTGATGATAAACTCAAGAGAATACTGGCACAGATCGATGCCAGGACTAGAAAGGAGTTCCGTATCAAGTGGTAG
- a CDS encoding transcription initiation factor IIB → MSKKRVCPVCGSTEFIYDPSRGEVVCKVCGYVIEENVVDMGPEWRAFDASQREKRARAGAPESILLHDKGLSTDIGIDRSLTGLMREKMYRLRKWQSRLRVSDAAERNLAFALSELDRLASNLRLPRHVEEEAARLYREAVRKGLIRGRSIESVIAACVYAACRLLKIPRTLDEIAEVSRVDKKEIGRSFRFIARHLNLTPKKLFVKPTDYVSKFADELGLSEKVRKKAIELLEEAYSRGLTSGKSPAGLVAAALYIAGLMEGEKRTQREVAEVARVTEVTVRNRYKELIEKLNLKVPMG, encoded by the coding sequence GTGAGTAAGAAGAGGGTCTGTCCTGTTTGCGGCTCCACGGAGTTCATCTACGATCCAAGCAGGGGAGAGGTCGTCTGTAAGGTTTGCGGTTACGTTATTGAGGAGAACGTCGTTGATATGGGGCCCGAGTGGAGGGCCTTTGATGCGAGCCAGAGGGAGAAGAGGGCACGCGCGGGCGCCCCAGAGAGCATACTCCTTCACGATAAGGGCCTCTCCACGGATATAGGAATAGACCGTTCCCTTACCGGCTTGATGAGGGAGAAGATGTACCGCCTGAGGAAGTGGCAGAGCCGCCTGAGGGTCAGCGACGCCGCCGAGAGAAACCTGGCCTTCGCCCTGAGCGAGCTGGACAGGCTGGCCAGCAACCTGCGCCTTCCGAGGCACGTTGAGGAGGAGGCCGCCCGTTTGTACCGTGAGGCCGTTAGAAAGGGCCTGATAAGGGGCCGCTCCATTGAGAGCGTCATAGCGGCCTGTGTCTACGCCGCCTGCAGGCTTCTCAAGATCCCCCGAACCCTTGATGAAATAGCTGAAGTTTCTCGCGTCGACAAAAAGGAGATAGGCAGAAGCTTTCGCTTCATAGCGAGACACCTCAACCTCACCCCAAAGAAGCTCTTCGTTAAGCCGACAGATTACGTCAGCAAGTTTGCAGATGAGCTGGGATTAAGTGAGAAGGTTAGAAAGAAGGCCATAGAGCTCCTTGAGGAGGCATACTCCCGGGGTTTAACCAGCGGGAAGAGCCCGGCCGGCCTCGTTGCGGCGGCGCTCTACATAGCCGGCCTCATGGAGGGGGAAAAGAGAACCCAGAGGGAAGTGGCCGAGGTGGCGAGGGTCACGGAGGTCACAGTCAGGAACAGGTACAAGGAGCTCATAGAAAAACTAAACCTGAAGGTGCCGATGGGCTGA
- the fen gene encoding flap endonuclease-1: protein MGVQIGELVPRKEIGIENLYGRKVAIDAFNAMYQFLSIIRQRDGTPLMDSKGRITSHLSGFFYRTINLMEAGVKPAYVFDGKPPEFKKREIEKRREAREEAEEKWHEALERGDLEEAKKYAMRATRVNEGLINDAKKLLELMGIPVVQAPSEGEAQAAYMAARKRVYASASQDYDSLLFGAPRLVRNLTITGRRKLPGKNVYVDVKPELVVLDEVLKELGIDREKLIEMAILIGTDYNPGGIKGIGPKKALTIVKRSKDPLARYQKESEVDLYAIKEFFLNPPVTDEYELKWREPDEERILKFLCDEHDFSEERVKNGLERLKKAVKAGKQKTLESWFG, encoded by the coding sequence ATGGGAGTACAGATCGGAGAGCTTGTGCCTCGGAAGGAGATTGGAATCGAGAACCTCTACGGCAGAAAAGTTGCTATCGACGCCTTCAACGCCATGTACCAGTTCCTCTCGATCATAAGGCAGCGCGATGGAACACCGCTAATGGACTCAAAGGGAAGGATAACCTCCCACCTCAGCGGCTTTTTCTACAGGACCATAAACCTCATGGAAGCTGGGGTGAAGCCCGCTTATGTGTTTGACGGCAAACCTCCTGAGTTCAAGAAGAGGGAGATAGAAAAGAGAAGGGAAGCCCGAGAAGAGGCCGAAGAGAAGTGGCACGAAGCGCTAGAAAGGGGAGACCTTGAAGAAGCCAAGAAGTACGCCATGAGGGCGACGCGCGTTAATGAAGGGTTAATCAACGACGCCAAAAAACTCCTGGAGCTTATGGGAATCCCCGTTGTACAGGCCCCAAGCGAGGGAGAAGCCCAGGCGGCGTACATGGCGGCCAGAAAGAGGGTCTACGCATCGGCCAGTCAGGACTACGACTCCCTCCTCTTCGGGGCCCCAAGGCTCGTGAGAAACCTCACGATAACCGGGAGGAGAAAGCTCCCCGGAAAGAACGTCTACGTCGATGTCAAGCCCGAACTGGTCGTTCTGGATGAGGTGCTCAAAGAACTAGGCATAGACAGGGAGAAGCTCATCGAGATGGCGATTTTAATAGGAACCGACTACAACCCCGGCGGGATAAAGGGCATCGGGCCAAAGAAGGCCCTGACGATAGTCAAGAGGAGTAAAGACCCCCTCGCCAGGTACCAGAAGGAGAGCGAGGTCGACCTCTACGCCATAAAGGAGTTCTTCCTCAATCCCCCGGTTACCGACGAATACGAGCTCAAGTGGCGAGAGCCCGATGAAGAAAGAATCCTCAAGTTCCTGTGCGACGAGCACGATTTCAGCGAGGAGAGGGTGAAGAACGGTCTTGAAAGACTGAAGAAAGCAGTAAAAGCGGGGAAGCAGAAGACACTGGAAAGCTGGTTCGGCTGA